CCGGTGTTTATCGAGCGTTATCTCACGGTGTACGCCTTGGGCTTGCCGATCCTCATCGCGCTTGCCATCGACCGCCTGCCGTCACGCCTGGCATGGCTGGGTGCGGCACTGTTTGTGCTGGTTGCCGGCGTGGAGTTGCTGGGGTTGAAGAATACGTTCACGGTGGATGAACAGGACCAGTTCAACGTGCCGGTGGAGTTCATCAATCGCAATTACCAGGAAGACGATCGCATCGTGCTCAGCGACATGCTGTGGTACCTGAGCTACGTGTATTACGACCAGACCGATGCGCAGTTGCAGCTGTTCACACCGCCCAAGCCCGACGGAACCTCGACCCGGCCGAATGCCTATGGTTTCGGCACCCTGGTGGACCAGGACGGCGGGCGCATCTACCTTGATCATTTGTCGGCACTGCCCGCCGACACGCGCCGGGTGTGGCTGGTGAGCAGCAACGAAGCGCCCGATGAATTCGCGCCGCTGCCAGACGGCTGGCGCGAACTCAGCCGCCAGGAGGGCGGCGGGGCGAGGGCAAGGTTGTTCGTGCTGTGCAACGCACCCGCGCCGCAACCTGAAGGCTGCCGCTAGACTTTCCCCAACCTGCTTATGAGGAGTCCACCATGGAATCGCCTGTACACAGCCTGCCAGCCTTGTTCAAACAGCTGGGCCTGCCGGATGACCCGGTCAGTATCGAGCAATTTGTGGCGGTTCATTCACCGCTCAAGCCCGAGTTGAAACTGGCGGATGCGTTTTTCTGGAGCGACAGCCAGAAGGCGTTTTTGCGCGAGGAAATTCTGGAGGATGCGGATTGGGCGGTGGTGGTGGATGAGTTGAATGTGATGTTGCGAGGCGGGCGAGGGGGTTAAAAGATGACCGTCCCCCGCTATGTGGGAGGGGGCTTGCCCCCGATAGCGGTGGGTCAGTCAGCAGGTTATCGACTGTTTCACCGCAATCGGGGGCAAGCCCCCTCCCACATTTTTGACCGTTCCATTCATCCGCGAAAGTGTTTCAAAACTTGACGATCCTACCGTCATCCACCATATTGATAGTTAGCAAACTAACTGTATGCGAACTATCCTGTGTCTCATTCCCTCGAACAACTCCAGATGAACCTCAGCAGCAGCATGGTGGTGGGCGCCCGTAACTGGCGCAAAATCTGCCAGGCCACGCTGGTGAGCTATGGCATCTCCGAAGCCTGCGCCGTGCCGCTGTTGATGATCGGCCGTCTGGGCGACGGCGTGCACCAGGTCAAGGTGGCCCAGGCGTCCGGCATGGAGAGCCCATCGCTGGTGCGCTTGCTCGACCGGCTGTGCAATGACGGCTATGTGTGCCGCACCGAAGACCTCCAAGACCGTCGC
This region of Pseudomonas sp. MUP55 genomic DNA includes:
- a CDS encoding MarR family winged helix-turn-helix transcriptional regulator, whose amino-acid sequence is MNLSSSMVVGARNWRKICQATLVSYGISEACAVPLLMIGRLGDGVHQVKVAQASGMESPSLVRLLDRLCNDGYVCRTEDLQDRRAKALSLTERGRELVQAVETQLVRLRKEVLVDIAATDLEAALRVLRAFEAAEAVAP
- a CDS encoding DUF2789 domain-containing protein; its protein translation is MESPVHSLPALFKQLGLPDDPVSIEQFVAVHSPLKPELKLADAFFWSDSQKAFLREEILEDADWAVVVDELNVMLRGGRGG